The following DNA comes from Ornithinimicrobium avium.
CGTCGAGAACTCGCTGATGAGCCCGGAGCAGGTGCAGCTGCTGGTCAACGTGCAGTTCGAGTCCTACTACTCCGAGCACGCGGCCAGCAGCTTCTCGACGCTGGTCTGGGTCAACAACGCCTGGGTGGCGGCTCGCTGCATCGGACTCGGCGTGCTGGGCTTCCCGGTAGTCGTCCTGCTGTGGCAGAACATCGCCAACCTGGCCGTGATCGGCTCCCTGATGCACCGGCACGGGCGGGCCGACGTCTTCTGGGGGCTGATCACCCCGCACGGGCTGCTGGAGCTGATGGCGATCTTCGTCGCGGCCGGCGTCGGCCTGCGCCTCTTCTGGGCGTGGGTCGCACCGGGGCCGCGCACCCGGCTGGCCAACCTGGCCCGGGAGGGCCGCACGGCCGCGGGGGTCGCGCTCGGTCTCGTCGTCGTCCTGCTCGTCTCCGGCCTCATCGAGGGCTTCGTGACGCCCTCGCCGCTGCCGACCTGGGCCAGGGTGGGCATCGGGGTCCTCGCGCTGGCTCTCTTCCTCGTCTACGTCTTCACCCTGGGCCGGCGCGCGGTGCGGGCCGGGGTCAGCGGGGACGTGGGGGAGCACCTGCAGTCCGCGTCCGCGCCCACGACGGGGTGAGCCGGGGCGGGGCGGCGCCGGGAGCGTGCGCGGCTCGTCCCGACGACGCGCTCAGATCCCGATGTCCTCGTAGGACCGTGGGTCCTCGACCGGCTCCAGGTGCAGGTTGACGCGCAGGTCCGGGTACTGCGCCAGGAGCGCGTCCGTGAGGTCCTCGGCGACGTCGTGCCCGCGCTTGACGGTCCAGTCGCCCGGGACGAGCAGGTGCATCTCCATGAAGCGGCGGTGGCCGGACTCACGGGTGCGGAAGGCGTGGAAGCGCACGTCGTCCTCCTCGAAACCGGCGATGAACGTCTCGATGACCCCGACGATCCGGGCGTTGTCCTCGGCCGGGAGCGAGGCGTCCATGAGGCCGGAGGTGGAGGTCCGGATCAGGCCCCACCCCGTGACGAGGATGTTGATCCCCACCGCGAAGGCGATGATCGGGTCCAGCCGCTCCCACCCGGTCAGCCACACCAGCAGCACGCCCACGACGACACCGACGGAGGTCCACACGTCGGTGAGCAGGTGCTTGCCGTCGGCGGTGAGCGTGATGGATCGGTGCTGCTTCCCCGCGCGCAGCAGCACCCAGGCCACCGAGCCGTTGATCACCGAGGCGACGACCGATATCGCCAGGCCGATCCCGATGTTGTCCAGCGGCGCAGGGTCCAGGAAGCGCTGCACCGACACCATGAGGATGACCGCGGCGGCGACGAAGATCATCACGCCCTCGACGGCGGCGGAGAAGTACTCGGCCTTGCTGTGCCCGAAGTTGTGGTTGCGGTCCGGCGGCCGGAGCGCGACGCGCAGGGCGACGAGGGCCACCACCGCGGCGACCAGGTTGACGGTGCTCTCCGCGGCGTCCGAGAGCAGCCCCACCGAGTCCGTCACGTACCAGGCGCTGCCCTTGAGCAGGATCGTCGCGACGGCCGCGGCGATCGACAGCCAGGCGAACCGCGTCAGGTCCTCCGGCGCCGGGTGGCGGGTGCTGAGACTGGGCTTCTCAGGGGTGGAGGGCATGCGGAGGCTCAGGGGTCCGGGCGGCGGGCATGGCGTCGATCCTACCGGCCTGCACCCGGCCGGCGGCGGTGCTCACAGCAGGCCCTTCGCCTTGAGCTCGAGGTAGTGGTCGGCCAGCGCGCCCGGCAGCACGGCAGGAGGTTCGTCGACGACGCTCACCCCGAGCCGGGCCAGCGCCGCGGCCGTCCGGTGCCGCAGCGCGCCGGCGCGCTCGGCGGCCGCCGCGTCGTAGACGCGCTCCACCGAGGAGAGGTCCTGCCGCAGCCTGGAGAGCGCCGGGTCGGCGACGGAGGCCAGGACCACGCGGTGGTGCGCGGTGAGCGTCGGCAGCGCCGGCAGCAGGCCCTGCTCGACCGCGGCCGGCTCCAGCGGGGTGAGCAGCACGACCAGCGCGCGCCTGCGCGTCAGGCCGACGACCGCTCCGGCGAGGGTCGTC
Coding sequences within:
- a CDS encoding stage II sporulation protein M translates to MDLDALVGRRREAWGRLDALSRRRRLTGAEADELVDGYQLAATDLSLVRSTAPDPAVVGYLSTLVVRARARASRVPTLSWSGVGRFFAEDFPAALYRLRWWWGITAAVNVLVALVLGWWLYEHPVVENSLMSPEQVQLLVNVQFESYYSEHAASSFSTLVWVNNAWVAARCIGLGVLGFPVVVLLWQNIANLAVIGSLMHRHGRADVFWGLITPHGLLELMAIFVAAGVGLRLFWAWVAPGPRTRLANLAREGRTAAGVALGLVVVLLVSGLIEGFVTPSPLPTWARVGIGVLALALFLVYVFTLGRRAVRAGVSGDVGEHLQSASAPTTG
- a CDS encoding cation diffusion facilitator family transporter, with amino-acid sequence MPSTPEKPSLSTRHPAPEDLTRFAWLSIAAAVATILLKGSAWYVTDSVGLLSDAAESTVNLVAAVVALVALRVALRPPDRNHNFGHSKAEYFSAAVEGVMIFVAAAVILMVSVQRFLDPAPLDNIGIGLAISVVASVINGSVAWVLLRAGKQHRSITLTADGKHLLTDVWTSVGVVVGVLLVWLTGWERLDPIIAFAVGINILVTGWGLIRTSTSGLMDASLPAEDNARIVGVIETFIAGFEEDDVRFHAFRTRESGHRRFMEMHLLVPGDWTVKRGHDVAEDLTDALLAQYPDLRVNLHLEPVEDPRSYEDIGI